ACCAAATTAAGAGAAAATCTGTTTAAAATTGTATCCCAGCAAATAGTCATATCAACGGGTAAGTTAGTGAGTAACCCAAACAAaacgtaaagggtgattttttagttagtatctttttggcaacagctCATGCGCGTTTCGTGTttggtttcactgtcaaacatcttcagtttgctctataatttaaccatgaatagtCTTATATCGGCGAACAATGcatgcaaatttttgaattttattatcaaaatgcatgctctgttaataaagttcatagcgcgcttcttccatttcgattttggagtgaaggtcagccagaagcattgcaagaactaccaatgcatacagaaaaagtcacaatttggtgcggtttatgggctggcggcatcattggcCCTTACTTCTCCAAAAATCATGCGAATCGCAaagtaactgtaaatggtgagtgctatcgtgagataatatccaactttttttgccaaaatgcaagagatggatttgcatgacatgtgatttcaacaagacagtgccacatgccacacagtacTCGTAACAATGGGctaattgagaggcgagtttggtgaatattttatttcatgttagggaccggtcaattggccgcctagatcgtgcgatttaacatttttaaactattttttgtggggctgtgttaaagctcatgtctatacaaacaagctcgtttcaattgacgcattggaagacaacattgaagcatttattcttaagataccggccaaaatgttggaaagagtatgccaaaattggactgcGATCTATAGgaactcaagaaataaaatagggagatctctttatatgggagctatatcatgttatgggccGGCTTAGACtctacttggcaaagttgttggaagtcaataattgcaccttctagaggctcacgaagtcaagatccgagatcggataatatgggagctttatcaggttatgaaccgatttgaaccgtactttgcgcagttattagaaattagaacaaaacacttcacgctaAATTTCCGCCaagtcagataataattgcgcccccgagaggctctagaagttcaaatccgagatcggtttatatgggagctatatcaggtcatgaactgatttgggtcatacctggcacagttattgaaacacttaatgcaaaaattcagccaaatcggataagaattgcgccctctagaagctaaagaagtcagatTCCAGGATCgacaaaacatgggccgatatagcccatttacaatcccaacccacctacactaatagaaagtatttgtgcaaaatttcaagcgcctagctgtaTTCCTTCAaatgtaagcgtgctttcgacggacggacggacgagggtaaatcgacttggaatgtcaagacgatatatttactttgttgggtctccgatcaatatttcaatatgttacaaaaggaatgacgaaattattgtagAATACCCCCTATGagaaggtataaaaacaactCTTTGAAAATTGATGTGGTTAGAGCTTTAAGAAAATGAAATAGAGATATAATTCTTTTTgagttttgcagataaaagtatatttaaaaatccaaaaaataagtttaaccccaattttattgcaaaaagccccaaaatacccatttcgggtaaagatggtttcaaaatcgcatttttcagTTAATTATTGTAGCTGCGgtggctacaaatattgtttggtgcaAAAAGTTTTTTGCATGTGTTAGGGTacaccggtagccgagttggtggcgtgcttggattaccagtgcaggggttgtGGGTTccattcccgccagaagccatGGTCTGTCGCTCtagcttctcatttctttgagaacctgtctgatttagcggatgtgaacattgttGTTggcctttttaaagcgatctggatggctcaACTTCCTTCTTtgatcctgtggtatcacaatggacgaaaacgtctaagtgagtctgatggcagtctgccacttaaacctatcctaacctaagcATCACATCAATGGTCGCAGCAACTAGTTTAGCCACAATGCCCAGATTCATTTGGTGTAGCATTAAAcacagatggtgtcgtcctgaGTGCcgctgtgatacacaaacaaaccattCTTTGACTCCGGCTAAGTATTGGCCTTTTGAAGCAGCTTGGTATTGGCCTCCGGCtaagtattggcattttttttgCTAATGACTCTCTTTACTTCGCTCTcaaaaaaattgtggatttgaagttcaatttcctgtccagcacaaCACCCAGGTAATTTGCGCGAGGCAGGTGCCTCCAAGGGTTACTactatctcctgctgaaaagaccaACTTCCGACAAAGATgcatttacgcctagaccattttcggtagcccattGCGGTGTCGAATGTAGGACTTCCTatagtatatctcttagagtgccaGGAAATTTTCCTTAACATCCACCTTTTTCCTCCAGATACAATAATATAATGGCTATATTACAAAGTAGAGCAGACAGTACGCCACCTTGAAGTGTCCCTCTGCTAACCCATCTTTGTAGATACACAGAACACAAGCCCACCATAATACGTCTTTTAGTATGTAATTCATTAAATAATGTTCTTAGGGTATGATCGATAGGTTTTCTCATGATTGACGTCAATTTTACAGGGCTACTTTAGTGGTCTTCAAATGGAGTAAAATATTCACATATTTTGAGCTCAAAACGATCTTTTGATTTCGATAGAAAGACGTCGACTCAGAATAGTAAAACGATCAAGAACGTttttactttataggatcgtagatctatatttctatgtgtttaCGACGCAATGGCCAGTTTagtataccctctatcctattGTGTTGCgtataaaaaaacaatgatAAGATATATCATTAATTTCTTATAACATAAAGATAAGAGCATGCCAGTTATTTAACTAAGAAACATTTATACATAAAACTTAAGATTAACGCTTCCTTATAACACCCGGCATTTATGGAGAAATGGTTAACAACTGTATACCAAGGTTATGGTCTTGGTCATATACAGCCTTTTATACATCACTCACCAATTTCTCCTCTAGGTGCTGCAAATCACCATACAAACGTAGATTATCTCTAAAAATTTTACCAATCCTTCTGCGATGTCCTCCAAAAACATCTTTAGCAGCTGTTAGACACTGATCATATAACGAAGGAAATGGACCTTCCACATCCACATACAGAGCAGAGGCAGCATGAAATTGGGCCAACTTCTTCAATACAGCCTGTGTGTGAATAACATCTAAGCCCAAATGCCGGTTAAAATTCTTAAATCCTTTCAGGCGTAAATCTTCCAAAATGAGATGATCCTCCTTGATATGTGTCCCAAGGGGTTCTAGCATGCTAGGTgcaaattttacattttctcCTTTTAGTTGATAGTATTCCTCAAATTTCGGTATCAATTTTCCATAGGTGCGCCTTTCTTTGATAAATACTTGCCATTCTTTTATCATGATTCGGAATTTTTCCGAGGAAGGTTCAACTTTCACCATATAGGATGTAGTTTTCGAAGTATTGTTACACATTTCCACATTTAGTGTTACCCTTAGTAGCACAGTCATATAATTTTCCCCCGTTGCTACGGCAGGTTTAACACAAAATTTagtaatttttgcaattttgggaAAATCCTTCTTGAGGATTTCTTCAAATAGTTCATCCCTTAGCCATGAAGGTTTATCCTTTATTTCGGCGTTATTATTTGAATCTTTGACTTCAGTAATACTTTCCAAGTTGTTTGTCATTTTTTCtgattgttttaaaattttatgggaGAAAACAGTAAACTATTCACTTAGATATCTGTGAGAATACTACCCGGATTGTCTATGCAGGCACAAGTAGTAACTAACTGAAAACGGAAGTATAACGGTTGCTCAGATGAGAATGAGTATTGTAAAACAATCTCAGCTATCTTTCATTGCTTGTAACGCTGTCTACGTAGTTTTCCATGACAGCAAAGTTTTCATCAACACTATGCGACAAATAATATTTTCGATGAAACGAGTTCCTGATGAATCCTTGAGCTTTTGTACCATTTCATCCTATCCGAACTTCTATATTCGTACAAATAATTTCTGAAATCTTGAACGAAACTAGtggccaaaaaaaaactacaaccaCATCTGAAATGATTCGAGTGTAAACTTCAAATTAACGGAATCCACACGCACTGtgcgtaatttttataccctccaccataggatgggggtatactaatttcgtcattctgtttgtaacacctcgaaatatgcttcttagaccccatatagtatatatattcgtgatcgtcgtgtcatttgaagtcgatctagccatgtccgtccgtccatctgtcaaaagcacgctaactttcgaaggattaaagctagccgcttgaaattttgcacaaatactttttatttgtgtaggtcggttgggattttaaatggaccaaatccgtccattttttgatatagctgccatataaaccgatcttgggtcttgactccttgagcctctagagggcgcaattctcgtccgatttgattgaaatgttgcacgtagtgttttggtatctctaattatggttcaaatcggtccatattttgatatagctgccatataaaccgatcttgggtcttgacttcttgagcctttagaggtctcAATTCTagttcgatttgattgaaatttttggtatcactcccaacaactgcgctacttatggttcaaataggtccatgttttgatatagctgtcatataaaccgatctgggatcttgactttttgagcctctagagggcaaaattctcatccgatttggcagaagttttcatcaattctcgtccgatttgattgaaatgttgcacgtagtgttttggtatctctaattaaggttcaaatcggtccatattttgataaagctgccatataaacccatcttgggtcttgacttcttgagcctttagaggtctcaattctagtccgatttgattgaaatttttggtatcactcccaacaactgcgctacttatggttcaaataggtccatgttttgatatagctgtcatataaaccgatctgggatcttgacttcttgagcctctagagggcaaaattctcatccgatttggcagaaattttgtttaacggcttctctcatgaccttcaacatacgtgtctagtatggtcttaatcgatcaatagcttgatacaactcccatataaacctatctcccgattttgcttcttgagcccctacaaggcgcaattcttattcgaatgaactgtaATATTACACAatcacttctacaatgttcagcattcacttatggtccgaatcggtctataacttgatatagctccaatatcataacagttcttattcaatattctttgtttgcttaaaaagagataccgcccatagaactcgacaaatgcgatccatggtcgagggtatataagattctgcccggccgaacttagcacgctctcagTTGTTTGAAATCACTTTAAGCAGTTATATAAATGAACACAAGCTTTAGAGCCACATATATGTAATATCATCAAAAACTCAAGGAAGGAATCCACATTGTCATTCGAGTGGATGCCTTTTAGTGGGAGGCTGTCCTTGTTGCGGTGTGCGTTATATAAGTCTTGCATAACTTTGATCGCACGCTCACAGCACTGGTTGCTCCgggaaatcttaaaaaaaacagATTCATAATTTTTTCAGTATGTCTTCAAGCATTTAAGAGTGAATAGTCATTCAGAGCTACAGTCAAAATCTTCAGCGCGAAACAATTGACTACTAAACCAAAGATCAACCCATGAGTAAGAAATGAATGAACAGATTTTACACAACCTGTTCCAGGTTTCAGGCATCAGAATAAACGCTAGAACAGCTAAAATGGCACAAGAGTTCCAGCGAGCATTGCAGATGTTTAGGATCTGGTTAAACTTTACATACatacgctaaatcagacaggttctcaaagaaatgagaaactaaagtggaactccttctgactgccagtgcggtacacacacacaaggtgttctatggtctcttcttcttcaatgtcctcacagcttcttcaaaagtagttgctggtaaccttctctctgtcagcatgatttccgattaaacagcgacctgtcatgaaggacacaatgattaagacgtctgttctagccagtgacaccaaagcggtagacctcttcaggtctagattaggccacacagttttggaatgctcatagccccctctttgtgaccatctatcgttAGTTGTTCTTCAGGCGTGGTCcttaaaacttagcttacatccgctagaggcatacccagtATAGATTCCAGTttacctggaatgtgtaaggtagtttctagtctcgcaagctcgtccgctttacaattccctgggatatctcggTAGCACGGCACCCACAACAGGTGAGttttgtctgagaagatatttatcctaatcgtcgttatgacattatatcttaacaATTCCACCacctccttaattgcaaggattctccaatttggctcagatcggtccagatttgaatatagctgtcatttagaccgatctctcgatacaaggttttgggcccatgaaaggcgcatttattgtcaactttcaccgaaatttaggacagtacgttgtgctaggctcttcgacaattttctgtattttggcccagatcggttcaggtttagatatagctgccatatagaccaatctctcgatttaagtttttggggccataaaaggctcatttattgtccgattttgccgaaatttgggacagtgagttgtgttacggccTTCgtcatccgtcttcaatttggtccagatcggttcagttttggatatagctgccatataccgatctctcgatttaaagtcttggccccataatagacacatttataatcagatttcgctcaaatttgacacagtgacttatgttaggcttttcgacatctgtgtcgtatatggttgagaCTCTAGTACAATGCAGctgcaagagggccattggcaaaaattgtcATGCATTGACTGCAAACTGTATATAATGTGTGGTCTTGTGGAAGGTGATTCATAGGTCCACCTACCATTCATTACTCAGCCAGATCCAAAGTATAGTTTTTGTGTTACTGCCCCTTGATTTTGTGGTTACATAGATTGACACTACTGAAAGACTTAAGAAGCTTTCTGTTATCTCATGCAAAAGCCACGGACACTGTTTTAGAGAAGAAGAATAAGAATAGACTTCCATGCGGAAGATGTAGGACTGGTCGTATCAAGAAGGTTATCCAACCACTGTTGTGTTTATCAAGCAGAGATTCTTCCCATTCAAGAAATGGTGGAATGGTTAACATAGCCAGACAGACAGGCAACCATTTAATATCTGAGAAACTTTTTATTGAATTCAGAAACCGCAGttgactatcgcagatctcttaacgagatggcttaaCAGTTCTGGGTCGACTGTTCTGGGTGTCAGGCCACAAAGATAGTGCAAGGAATTTAAGAGCGCACAATCTTGCGAGACTGGGAACTACCATACACATTCCATGGTAACTAGAAGTGAGTGAGTGCTTCTGTGAGTGAGTGcttctagcaacatgtaagctaagtcatCAGGATCAGGCCCAAAGGTCACCGAATGGCGGATAGTCGCAAACTGCGCGTTATGAACATTCTAAAATCatatggcccaatctagacttgaaaaggggtaccgctttgctgtcgcaagaaaagacttctgcagaagctatgagggcGTCGGTTAAGAGAAAACTATAAAATGTCTGCTATGTGAGTAACCCGCAATGGGAAGctgaaagagttccactttagcttctcatttcttcgtatattcgcaagttgttggggttTTTAAACCCATCTGAATGTTTCAACGATGTAAACTATTAGGCATTTTCATTCTgccgttcctgtggtatcataatagaTGACGactctatgtgagtctgattacagactgccactttaacatgtagaaaaaaatgttgtttagtGCTCCTAAGGAGGACAATGTTTGCTTATTAATGACGAGATGTACACACACTTGACGCTAGATATTGTTTTAGACCTATGCCATTGATACTAGAACTAGGGTTGCCGTACGTCGATAGAAAAAACCTAGCACGGAGTTGGCAATAGGACCATATTGGTTCCAAAATTCGAATCAACATAATGATGTTATCGGATCAAAAACAAATGCTTTTAAATCAATAACGGTTTTTGTGAATGAAAAGTCCACCGACGTCTAACCTAACCTCACCTAAGATTTCTGGCAATTGCagcttccaaaggctcaagatctcaaaaagggagatcggtttatatgggagctataccgcggatgttaaaagtcaaaatttcagttttcaatgacttaagaagtcaaacccgGAGATTAtgggaggttatagaccgatttgaattgaaCTTGGCATGGTTATTTAGACCCATAACAGAACAGTTCGAGCGaaatttgagctaaatcggataaaaattgcgttt
This Stomoxys calcitrans chromosome 2, idStoCalc2.1, whole genome shotgun sequence DNA region includes the following protein-coding sequences:
- the LOC106087281 gene encoding uncharacterized protein LOC106087281 translates to MTNNLESITEVKDSNNNAEIKDKPSWLRDELFEEILKKDFPKIAKITKFCVKPAVATGENYMTVLLRVTLNVEMCNNTSKTTSYMVKVEPSSEKFRIMIKEWQVFIKERRTYGKLIPKFEEYYQLKGENVKFAPSMLEPLGTHIKEDHLILEDLRLKGFKNFNRHLGLDVIHTQAVLKKLAQFHAASALYVDVEGPFPSLYDQCLTAAKDVFGGHRRRIGKIFRDNLRLYGDLQHLEEKLRHYAENQFDPFQLRSEKNPYEFNVLNHGDLWVNNIMFQYNDDGSLKETYFIDYQMGRYGSPAQDLLYFILSSTSLDIKIRQFDNFISYYHQHLVENLELLNYQGKVPKLRDIHRALFKYDYWAYTTISVLSPIVLCESRDDANVDSLVNENGDEFRQAMYSNPEYAKYMSAVIPWLNNRGAFDL